A genomic window from Halorubrum lacusprofundi ATCC 49239 includes:
- a CDS encoding sulfite exporter TauE/SafE family protein, whose translation MLSSLTGILDSSPEMLALFVGFGLVVGLLFGFFGMGGSFLVTPALLMLGYPATVAVGSGMAFVFGTAVIATLKHHDLGQVDYKLGAIMIAGTTVGIEVGRASVFYLEELGLADGIISVVYVFLLGGIGLMITRESLASDGGGGIDHDAAAAEDLSEYEIPDIAKKIQQTVRIPPMVTLRGDIRVSVWVITAVAFSTGILSGFLGVGGGFIRMPAMIYAIGVPTPVAVGTDLFEIVFSGGIGSYLYGQSGGVDLGIVVPLLFGSALGARIGSAATAVVDADDIKVYFGGMLLAGSVAVGIGEIGTYLGNETLETLGLVLVIGAAVVVAAAIVFTTLRSLRATRNHVSATAD comes from the coding sequence ATGCTCAGTAGCCTGACAGGGATCCTCGACAGTTCGCCGGAGATGCTGGCACTTTTCGTCGGGTTCGGGCTCGTCGTCGGACTTCTCTTCGGCTTCTTCGGTATGGGAGGCTCCTTCCTCGTGACGCCCGCTCTGTTGATGTTGGGGTATCCGGCCACCGTCGCCGTCGGAAGTGGGATGGCGTTCGTCTTCGGGACGGCAGTGATCGCGACGCTAAAGCACCACGACCTCGGACAGGTCGATTACAAGCTCGGGGCGATCATGATCGCGGGGACGACCGTCGGAATCGAGGTCGGCCGAGCCAGCGTGTTCTACTTGGAGGAGCTCGGGCTCGCCGACGGGATCATCAGTGTGGTCTACGTGTTCCTGCTCGGCGGTATCGGGCTGATGATTACGCGCGAATCACTCGCAAGCGACGGCGGTGGCGGCATCGACCACGACGCGGCCGCCGCCGAGGATCTGAGTGAGTACGAGATCCCCGACATCGCCAAGAAGATTCAACAGACCGTCCGGATCCCGCCGATGGTCACGCTCCGCGGTGACATCCGCGTTTCGGTGTGGGTGATCACCGCCGTCGCCTTCTCGACGGGAATACTCTCGGGATTCCTCGGCGTCGGCGGCGGGTTCATCAGGATGCCGGCGATGATCTACGCGATCGGCGTCCCCACGCCGGTCGCCGTCGGAACCGACCTCTTCGAGATCGTGTTCTCCGGCGGGATCGGGAGCTACCTGTACGGGCAGAGCGGCGGCGTGGATCTCGGTATCGTCGTCCCGCTTCTGTTCGGGAGCGCACTCGGTGCCCGCATCGGCTCGGCGGCGACCGCCGTCGTCGATGCCGACGACATCAAGGTGTATTTCGGCGGCATGCTGCTCGCCGGCTCCGTCGCGGTCGGCATCGGCGAAATCGGGACGTACCTCGGAAACGAGACCTTGGAGACGCTGGGACTCGTTCTCGTTATCGGCGCTGCGGTCGTCGTGGCCGCGGCGATCGTCTTCACCACGCTTCGGTCGCTCCGGGCGACTCGTAATCACGTGTCCGCTACGGCCGACTAA
- a CDS encoding DUF7512 family protein, translating to MSGLEIPTWDPETAILIGTILMEAVLLYVGYAGLERIVGPRLMKLLVGGSTDAQ from the coding sequence ATGTCAGGACTAGAGATTCCCACGTGGGATCCGGAGACGGCGATTCTGATCGGGACGATCCTGATGGAAGCAGTCTTGCTTTACGTTGGATACGCGGGGCTCGAACGGATCGTGGGTCCTCGTCTCATGAAGTTGCTCGTCGGAGGGTCGACCGATGCTCAGTAG
- the ilvA gene encoding threonine ammonia-lyase has protein sequence MSSVTIADVEAAAARLEPAAIVQRTPVERSRSLSERCGADVRLKMEHLQRTGSFKTRGAYNAISRAVEQAAERADESELDRVVAASAGNHAQGVALAASGTGIDATIVMPESAPAAKIEATRGYGAEVVLRGSAFPEAMAHAQTLIDDPGTRFVHAFDDPDVVAGQGTLGLEVLDQVPDVDTVLVPVGGGGLAGGVATAIKARSPETRVIGVQTEGASTLSESLAAGELVTREEPDTIADGIATGGLSELTFGLLKEHLDDVVVVSDDDVAAAILLLLERAKQMIEGAGATAAATLLNDDALDELDLAGETVVPLLCGGNIDVTTLKEVVTHALVERDQLIELAVRIDDTPGTMGEISTLIGAERANIRTVRHERSRPDLPVGDADLVFEVETNGPAHVDRVLKAVREAGYEVEWTTQEG, from the coding sequence ATGTCCTCCGTCACGATCGCGGACGTCGAGGCCGCCGCGGCCCGGCTCGAACCGGCGGCGATCGTCCAGCGCACGCCCGTCGAGCGCAGCCGGTCGCTGAGCGAGCGGTGCGGCGCCGACGTGCGCCTGAAGATGGAACACCTCCAGCGCACCGGCTCGTTTAAAACGCGCGGTGCGTATAACGCGATCTCGCGGGCAGTTGAGCAGGCGGCGGAACGAGCCGATGAGTCCGAGCTCGACCGGGTCGTGGCCGCGAGCGCGGGCAACCACGCGCAGGGGGTCGCCCTGGCGGCGTCGGGCACCGGGATCGACGCGACGATCGTGATGCCGGAGTCGGCGCCGGCAGCGAAGATCGAGGCGACCCGCGGGTACGGCGCCGAGGTCGTGCTCCGCGGGAGCGCGTTCCCGGAGGCGATGGCGCACGCGCAGACGCTGATCGACGACCCCGGAACGCGGTTCGTCCACGCGTTCGACGATCCGGACGTGGTCGCCGGGCAGGGAACGCTCGGGCTGGAGGTGCTCGACCAAGTGCCAGACGTGGACACCGTGCTCGTCCCGGTCGGGGGCGGCGGGCTGGCAGGCGGGGTCGCGACCGCGATCAAAGCGCGCTCGCCCGAGACGCGGGTGATCGGGGTCCAGACCGAGGGCGCCTCGACGCTCTCGGAGAGCCTCGCGGCCGGCGAACTCGTGACGCGCGAGGAGCCGGACACCATCGCGGACGGGATCGCGACCGGCGGGCTGAGCGAGCTCACCTTCGGCCTGTTGAAAGAGCACCTCGACGACGTGGTCGTCGTGAGCGACGACGACGTGGCCGCCGCGATTCTGCTCCTCTTGGAGCGCGCGAAACAGATGATCGAGGGCGCGGGCGCGACCGCGGCGGCCACCCTTTTAAATGACGACGCTCTCGACGAGCTCGATCTGGCCGGCGAGACGGTGGTGCCGCTGCTCTGTGGCGGCAACATCGACGTCACGACGCTGAAGGAGGTGGTGACGCACGCCCTCGTGGAACGTGACCAACTGATCGAACTTGCCGTCCGGATCGACGACACGCCCGGGACGATGGGCGAGATATCCACCCTGATCGGCGCGGAGCGCGCGAACATCCGGACGGTGCGCCACGAGCGCAGCCGGCCGGACCTGCCGGTCGGCGACGCCGACCTCGTGTTCGAGGTGGAGACCAACGGGCCGGCCCACGTCGATCGGGTCCTGAAGGCGGTGCGCGAGGCGGGCTACGAGGTGGAGTGGACGACGCAGGAAGGGTGA
- a CDS encoding V-type ATP synthase subunit B has protein sequence MKEYQTITEISGPLVYAEVDEAIGYDEIVEIETAQGETLRGQVLESSEGVVAIQVFEGTSGIDQNASVRFLGETMKMPVTEDLLGRVLDGSGRPIDDGPEIVPEERQDIVGAAINPYSREYPEEFIETGVSAIDGMNTLVRGQKLPIFSSSGQPHSQLAMQIARQASVPEEEEGGDDEEGSEFAVIFGAMGITAEEANEFMQDFERTGALERSVVFMNLADDPAVERTVTPRMVLTTAEYLAFEKDYHVLVILTDMTNYCEALREIGAAREEVPGRRGYPGYMYTDLAQLYERAGRIQGRDGSVTQIPILTMPGDDDTHPIPDLTGYITEGQIYVDPDLNSQGLQPPINVLPSLSRLMDDGIGEGLTREDHADVKDQMFAAYAEGEDLRDLVNIVGREALSELDNKYLDFADDFESEFVDQGFDQNRSIEETLEIGWDLLSMLPKDALNRIDEEFIEKYYREDDSDRQVVEAAD, from the coding sequence ATGAAAGAGTACCAAACTATCACCGAGATCAGCGGCCCCCTCGTGTACGCCGAGGTCGACGAGGCGATCGGCTACGACGAGATCGTCGAGATCGAGACGGCACAGGGAGAGACGCTGCGCGGACAGGTGCTCGAATCCTCGGAGGGCGTCGTCGCCATCCAGGTGTTCGAGGGCACCTCCGGTATCGACCAGAACGCGTCCGTCCGCTTCCTAGGCGAGACGATGAAGATGCCCGTCACCGAGGATCTGCTCGGGCGGGTCCTCGACGGCTCCGGCCGCCCGATCGATGACGGCCCGGAGATCGTCCCCGAGGAGCGCCAGGACATCGTCGGCGCGGCGATCAACCCGTACTCCCGGGAATACCCCGAGGAGTTTATCGAGACGGGCGTCTCCGCCATCGACGGGATGAACACGCTCGTTCGCGGCCAGAAACTTCCGATCTTCTCCAGCTCGGGCCAGCCGCACAGCCAACTGGCGATGCAGATCGCACGGCAGGCCAGCGTGCCGGAAGAGGAGGAGGGCGGCGACGACGAGGAGGGCTCGGAGTTCGCCGTCATCTTCGGCGCGATGGGGATCACGGCCGAGGAGGCAAACGAGTTCATGCAGGACTTCGAGCGAACCGGTGCGCTGGAGCGCTCCGTCGTCTTCATGAACCTCGCGGACGACCCCGCTGTCGAGCGGACGGTCACCCCGCGAATGGTACTCACCACGGCCGAGTACCTCGCCTTCGAGAAGGACTACCACGTCCTCGTCATCCTGACGGACATGACCAACTACTGCGAAGCGCTCCGAGAGATCGGGGCGGCTCGCGAGGAGGTCCCGGGTCGACGCGGCTACCCCGGGTACATGTACACCGACCTGGCGCAGCTGTACGAGCGCGCCGGCCGGATTCAAGGTCGTGACGGGTCGGTGACGCAGATCCCGATCCTCACCATGCCGGGCGACGACGACACCCACCCCATCCCGGACCTGACCGGGTACATCACGGAGGGGCAGATCTACGTCGACCCCGACCTGAACAGTCAGGGCCTGCAGCCCCCGATCAACGTGCTCCCCAGCCTGTCGCGGCTGATGGACGACGGGATCGGCGAGGGGCTCACCCGCGAGGACCACGCCGACGTGAAAGATCAGATGTTCGCGGCGTACGCGGAGGGCGAGGACCTGCGCGACCTCGTGAACATCGTCGGTCGCGAGGCACTCTCGGAACTCGACAACAAGTACCTCGACTTCGCGGACGACTTCGAGTCGGAGTTCGTCGATCAGGGCTTCGACCAGAACCGCAGCATCGAGGAGACACTGGAGATCGGCTGGGACCTGCTCTCGATGCTCCCGAAGGACGCCCTCAACCGGATCGACGAGGAGTTCATCGAGAAGTACTACCGCGAGGACGACTCCGATCGTCAGGTCGTCGAAGCGGCCGACTAA
- a CDS encoding V-type ATP synthase subunit D, which yields MAKDVKPTRKNLMAIEDRIDLSERGHDTLEQKRDGLIMEFMDILDQAQDVRSDVSENYETAQRKIDMARAMEGDVAVRGAAAALKEHPEITTQSKNIMGVVVPQIESSKVKKSLDERGYGLLGSSARIDEAADAYEELLEKVILAAEVETAMKKMLTEIETTKRRVNALEFTLLPRLYENQEYIEQKLEEQEREEIFRLKKIKAKKEEEEKAEAAAEAAAVEDPEPAD from the coding sequence ATGGCCAAGGACGTCAAACCGACACGCAAGAACCTGATGGCGATCGAGGACCGCATCGATCTCTCCGAGCGCGGTCACGACACGCTCGAACAGAAGCGTGACGGCCTCATCATGGAGTTCATGGACATCCTCGATCAGGCGCAGGATGTCCGTTCGGACGTCTCCGAGAACTACGAGACGGCCCAGCGCAAGATCGACATGGCCCGTGCGATGGAGGGCGACGTCGCCGTCCGCGGCGCGGCCGCGGCGCTGAAAGAGCACCCCGAGATCACGACCCAGTCGAAGAACATCATGGGCGTCGTGGTCCCGCAGATCGAGTCCTCGAAGGTGAAAAAGAGTCTCGATGAGCGTGGCTACGGGCTGCTCGGCTCCTCTGCGCGGATCGACGAGGCTGCGGACGCCTACGAGGAACTGTTGGAGAAGGTCATCCTCGCCGCCGAGGTCGAGACAGCGATGAAGAAGATGCTCACGGAGATCGAGACCACCAAGCGCCGTGTGAACGCCTTGGAATTCACCCTCCTCCCCCGCTTGTACGAGAACCAGGAGTACATCGAGCAGAAGCTCGAAGAGCAGGAGCGCGAGGAGATCTTCCGGCTGAAGAAGATCAAGGCGAAAAAGGAAGAAGAGGAGAAGGCCGAGGCGGCCGCCGAGGCCGCGGCGGTCGAGGATCCCGAACCCGCCGACTGA
- a CDS encoding DUF6276 family protein, with translation MSCPRCDADVVAFAVPAAIRDHAPAAETAICTRCLRTFPAAEAGAVGAIEDAPDLSAIDPAFPAGEGGVALALACGHLESLALNRASIEALVEHAERSGADAFAFFERLDVPDAAFDLERRRSALLDMV, from the coding sequence ATGTCCTGTCCTCGCTGTGACGCCGACGTCGTCGCGTTCGCGGTCCCGGCCGCGATTCGGGACCACGCCCCGGCAGCGGAGACTGCGATATGCACCCGCTGTCTCCGGACGTTCCCTGCCGCCGAAGCCGGCGCCGTCGGAGCGATCGAGGACGCCCCCGATCTCTCGGCGATCGATCCCGCGTTCCCCGCGGGCGAGGGGGGTGTCGCGCTCGCGCTCGCCTGCGGTCACCTCGAGTCGCTCGCGCTCAACCGGGCGTCGATCGAGGCGCTTGTCGAGCACGCGGAGCGGTCGGGGGCGGACGCCTTCGCCTTCTTCGAGCGGCTCGACGTTCCCGATGCCGCGTTCGACCTCGAACGACGGCGGTCGGCGCTGCTCGACATGGTGTAG
- a CDS encoding cryptochrome/photolyase family protein, translating to MQLFWHRRDPRTRDNVGLAAAARTGTVVPVFVYDTDLFGTMGARQRAFFLRHVKRLKERYREFGSDLVVRAGDPEKVLVDLADEYDAEAVFYNEYYRPARRNRQRAVEGALEGFGVETNARTDAVLVDPGRLEERYANHGRFHDEWETVPKPEPSPEPDADALVNMRDEKTVSEIDPDIDPDIDLPATGYRAARERFDGFLEHGIRSYADTRDDLARAVEAPTHAVSRMSPYLATGAIGIREMWADATDAFEAATGDERRNVDKYRDELSWREQMYHLLYYTPDLAVANYKSFPNEIAWREDDTAFEAWTRGETGYPLVDAGMRQLNAEGYVHNRPRQVVASFLTKHLLIDWRRGARYFTTQLIDHDHASNHGAWQWTASTGTDSVDVRIFDPVAQMAKYDADATFVKEYVPELRDVPAEEIVDWPTLSRVERETLAPEYPHPIVDRNEGYERAQRVFEEALGKR from the coding sequence ATGCAGCTATTTTGGCACCGACGCGATCCGCGCACCCGGGACAACGTCGGACTCGCGGCGGCCGCACGGACGGGGACCGTCGTCCCCGTCTTCGTCTACGACACCGACCTGTTCGGGACGATGGGTGCACGCCAGCGGGCCTTCTTCCTCCGACACGTAAAGCGACTGAAGGAGCGCTACCGAGAGTTCGGAAGCGACCTCGTCGTCCGCGCGGGCGACCCGGAGAAGGTCCTCGTCGATCTCGCCGACGAGTACGACGCGGAGGCGGTCTTCTACAACGAGTACTACCGTCCCGCGAGGCGGAACCGCCAGCGGGCCGTCGAGGGGGCGCTCGAGGGCTTCGGTGTCGAAACGAATGCACGGACCGATGCCGTGTTAGTCGATCCCGGCCGGCTGGAGGAGCGCTACGCGAATCACGGTCGATTTCACGATGAGTGGGAGACCGTCCCTAAGCCCGAGCCGTCCCCGGAACCAGACGCGGACGCGCTCGTGAACATGCGCGACGAAAAAACGGTCTCTGAGATTGACCCCGACATCGACCCCGACATCGACCTGCCGGCGACCGGCTACCGGGCCGCACGCGAGCGGTTCGACGGCTTCCTCGAACACGGAATCCGGTCGTACGCCGACACGCGCGACGACCTTGCCCGGGCCGTCGAGGCGCCGACGCACGCGGTCTCGCGAATGTCGCCGTACCTCGCAACGGGGGCGATCGGGATCCGGGAGATGTGGGCGGACGCGACCGACGCGTTCGAGGCGGCGACGGGCGACGAGCGCCGCAACGTCGACAAGTACCGCGACGAGCTGTCGTGGCGCGAGCAGATGTACCACCTGCTGTACTACACCCCCGATCTGGCCGTCGCGAACTACAAATCGTTCCCGAACGAGATCGCGTGGCGCGAGGACGACACGGCGTTCGAGGCGTGGACGCGCGGCGAGACCGGCTACCCGCTCGTCGACGCCGGGATGCGCCAGCTGAACGCGGAGGGGTACGTCCACAACCGCCCGCGACAGGTGGTCGCGAGCTTTCTCACGAAACACCTCCTGATCGACTGGCGGCGCGGGGCGCGCTACTTCACCACACAGCTGATCGACCACGACCACGCCTCGAACCACGGCGCGTGGCAGTGGACCGCCTCCACCGGCACCGATTCGGTGGATGTGCGCATCTTCGATCCGGTGGCACAGATGGCGAAGTACGACGCTGACGCGACGTTTGTGAAAGAATACGTCCCCGAACTGCGAGACGTGCCCGCCGAGGAGATAGTCGACTGGCCGACTCTCTCGCGGGTCGAGCGCGAGACGCTGGCGCCGGAGTACCCGCATCCGATCGTCGACCGGAACGAGGGGTACGAGCGGGCGCAGCGGGTGTTCGAGGAAGCGCTCGGGAAGCGGTGA